The Balneola vulgaris DSM 17893 DNA window TGTATGGATAGCGACAACGATGGTGTGTCGGATAAAGCGGACCAATGTCCTAACGTAGCTGGAACTGTTGCAACCAACGGATGTCCAGATAGTGATGGCGACAAAGTTCGTAACGCAGTAGACGCATGCCCAAATACAAAAGGGACCATGCAGAATGAAGGATGCCCAGCCGTTAAAGCTGAGATTGAAAAAGAAGTAAATCTGATTTTCAATAACATTTATTTCGCAACTGATAAAGCTCAAATTCATGAGTCTTCAATGGAATCGCTAGATAAGCTTTATACCATTCTAGAAGATGATAAAGAATTGAATTTGCACCTTGCAGGTCATGCCGACAGTAGAGATACTAAAGAGTACAACATGCAACTGTCTATTGATAGAGCTAATGCGGTAAAGCAATACCTTGTTTCAAAAGGAATTGATTCTTCGCGCATTGAAACCGAAGGATATGGCGAAACGAAGCCTATCGCCTCTAATACCTCAAAAGATGGTAAAACGAGGAACCGTAGAGTTGAATTAACTTTGAGTTATAATTAATTAGCTCTGCATTCAAGTATTTAAAAGCCTTACTCATTTCGAGTAGGGCTTTTTTATTTCCCACCTTTCTCATCTGTTTTAGTGATCTGTTAATCTTCCGATAATTCCTTAAACCCTTCTAATCATTAAAGGTTACTACATCCTAATTAGCATCAACGGGAACTTTGATGCACATTTTGGATTCAATCGACAATTCTAAACTTATAGGACAGATTATGAAACATGGATGGATACTATTACTCAGCCTATTGTTGATTCCCCTCACTCCGCTTAACGCTCAAACTCAAGATGAGAAAGTTTGGATGTCTCTAAATGTAGGGCACCATCAATACGACGGCGATTATGCCAATGAAATGATGCAATTTGATGTAGCTAAAGACCTTTCAGGTGGATTTGGGCTTCATTTCTTTCTGAATAACTCCTTCGATATAAATTACACCTTCGACTTTGGTTCACTCGATAACGACTACCCACCTGAGACCTTCAGAAAATACTTTTTTGCTAATAATTTAAACCTGCAGTTCAATTTTGCGAATGATATCATCTTTCGAAAAGACGCTCCTCTTCAGCCATTTATAGGCGCAGGTGCTGGAGCCACATACTTCACCGGCGGTTCTGAAGACGTTGACGATAATGTCTCGTTTCAAGTCCCTCTTGTAGCTGGTTTTGATATCCCACTATCGGATGGCGCTGTTTTAGTGTTCAAGTCGACCTATAACCGAACTTTCAACGATTACATCGACGGGGTTAAATATGCCGGCGAAGGACCTTTTGTTGATGATCGTGATCATGACGACTTCCTTATTCATTCGGTTGGACTAAAGTTTAGACTTACGGGTGCTAAAGACGCTGACAAGGATGGCGTAAAAGACAAAGTAGACGCCTGTCCAACGCTGGCTGGAAGCGCTCAAACGAACGGATGCCCAGATGATGATGGAGATGGTATCATCAACAGCAAAGATGATTGCCCTACCATAGCTGGTACCGCCCAGTTTAATGGTTGTAATGATAGAGATGGCGATTTCATCCCAGACAATAAAGATCAGTGCCCGAATATCGCAGGACTCGCAGAGTTTGGTGGATGCGCCGATTCCGATGGTGATAAAATCCCTGATACCCGTGATGTATGTCCGCAAATTAAAGGACCGGAAAGCACCGAAGGTTGCCCTGACGATGACGGCGACGGTATTAAAAACTCTGTGGATTTATGCCCCGCTTTTGCAGGCACCTCAAAATTTGGTGGATGTCCGGATTCCGATAACGATGGCATCATCGACAAAGAAGACGCATGCCCAACCCTTCAAGGCTCAAAGCCCAACAAAGGCTGCCCTGATGTTGATGTTGAAGTGCGCCGTAAGTTGGATGTAATTTTCAACAACCTCCTCTTTGCCACCAATTCATCACAAATTGATGCTACCTCTCTTGATGACCTTGATGTACTCATTGATATCATGAAAGAAGATGAAAACCTTCGATTGAGTATAGAAGGTCATACCGATAACCGTGGGAATGATGGTTATAACTTACAACTGTCGCAATTGCGTGCTGAAGCGGTAAAGACCTATTTAGTGAAAGGGGGCATAAGCGCCGATCGCATTAAGGCCATTGGCTATGGAGAAACTCAACCTCTTACCACAAATGAAACGGCCGAAGGGCGCATTCGAAACCGTAGAGTAGAACTTAATCTCTCCTACAACTAAACAAATATTACGTACCTTAAAGCCCCATCCATTGGGGCTTTTTTTATGACTAAACTTCTGTTTTGAACTCCGATTCATCTACTTCAACTAAACCCAAAAAGCCGTTTAAGCGAGAGCTCATCGAGTGGGGTGTGATCATAAGCATCATTCTCATCCTATACACCACCGGCTTACATGTGCCCGTAATTGGACGCTTACAGCGAGTGTTATTATGGACGGGCCTCATGAAACCTGATATCGAACAAACGGATTCAAATAGCAGAAAAGCTCGATATAATATGCCGTTATTGACCCTCGATGGCGAGTCAGCTTCTCTGCAAGCCTTTGAAGGCAAAACCATATTTCTGAATTTCTGGGCCACTTGGTGCCCACCTTGCATTGCCGAAATGCCCAATATTGAAAAGCTATATCAGTCGATGAGTGCCGAGCAAGATATCGTTTTTGTCATGGTTTCATTAGATGAAGACCACGAGAAAGCCCGACGGTATATAGCTCGCAACGAGTACAATATGCCTGTCTATTTCCTGAATGGAACCAAGCCAGGGGTGTATAGTTCAACTGTTGTGCCAACCACTTATGTGATTTCGCCAGAAGGAAATATTGTGACTGAACGAAAAGGCATGGCTCATTACAATACCTCGGCCTTCAAAGAATTTCTTCGTAGTTTATAAGCCATTCTACTTCATCAACATTTATCAATTCAAACACTATGGAAAAAGTAATAGCTGGGATTCAACAAATAGGCATCGGTAACCCGGATGTTCATGAGGCTACCGAGTGGTATCGCCGTTATTTTGGAATGGATATCAAAGTTTTTGAAGACTCGGCTACGGCCGACCTTATGCTTCCCTATACCGGAGGTAAACCTCACGATAGAACGGCTATTTTAACCATGAGTATGCGAGGTGGCGGTGGCTTTGAAATTTGGCAATATACAAGCCGTACTCCTGTAGCTGCAGAGTTCGAACTTCAACTGGGTGATCTAGGTATCAACTGTGCTAAAATTAAATCTATTGATGTAGAACAGACCTATCAG harbors:
- a CDS encoding OmpA family protein, which codes for MKHGWILLLSLLLIPLTPLNAQTQDEKVWMSLNVGHHQYDGDYANEMMQFDVAKDLSGGFGLHFFLNNSFDINYTFDFGSLDNDYPPETFRKYFFANNLNLQFNFANDIIFRKDAPLQPFIGAGAGATYFTGGSEDVDDNVSFQVPLVAGFDIPLSDGAVLVFKSTYNRTFNDYIDGVKYAGEGPFVDDRDHDDFLIHSVGLKFRLTGAKDADKDGVKDKVDACPTLAGSAQTNGCPDDDGDGIINSKDDCPTIAGTAQFNGCNDRDGDFIPDNKDQCPNIAGLAEFGGCADSDGDKIPDTRDVCPQIKGPESTEGCPDDDGDGIKNSVDLCPAFAGTSKFGGCPDSDNDGIIDKEDACPTLQGSKPNKGCPDVDVEVRRKLDVIFNNLLFATNSSQIDATSLDDLDVLIDIMKEDENLRLSIEGHTDNRGNDGYNLQLSQLRAEAVKTYLVKGGISADRIKAIGYGETQPLTTNETAEGRIRNRRVELNLSYN
- a CDS encoding TlpA family protein disulfide reductase; the encoded protein is MNSDSSTSTKPKKPFKRELIEWGVIISIILILYTTGLHVPVIGRLQRVLLWTGLMKPDIEQTDSNSRKARYNMPLLTLDGESASLQAFEGKTIFLNFWATWCPPCIAEMPNIEKLYQSMSAEQDIVFVMVSLDEDHEKARRYIARNEYNMPVYFLNGTKPGVYSSTVVPTTYVISPEGNIVTERKGMAHYNTSAFKEFLRSL